The following are from one region of the Actinoplanes sp. L3-i22 genome:
- the yicI gene encoding alpha-xylosidase gives MKFTDGYWRKRDGLHVVHPAQYQDSVPGTDSLTVYAATRRILDRGDTLDSPLVTVTLNAPAPDVIRVTIEHFQGGVPKGPNFSLASEPSDISVTPTSFTSGALTAQVRNGDDWGLDFLADGKRITGSGWKGMGVVSGSAGNFVHEQLDLGVGEVVYGLGERFGPLIKNGQSIDIWNEDGGTSSEQSYKNVPFYFTSAGYGVLVDNPGKVSFEVASEMVTRTQFSVAGQSLSYLVIHGPTPADVIRKYTALTGRPALPPAWSFGLWLTTSFTTSYDEETVNKFVDGMADRDLPLSVFHFDTFWMREFNWCDFEWDTRIFPDPAGMLKRLAGKGLKVCLWINPYIAQRSPLFAEGNALGYLVKTVSGDVWQWDRWQAGMALVDFTNPDAREWYASKLRALVDMGVDAFKSDFGERIPVDGIVWHDGSDPERMHNYYTQIYNQVVFDVLKEARGEGEAVLFARSATVGGQQFPVHWGGDNTGTFESMAESLRGGLSLMSSGFGFWSHDIGGFEGLPDPAVFKRWVAFGLLSSHSRLHGSKSYRVPWNFDEEAVDVLRSFTHLKYRLMPYLFAAAREAHLTGLPVMRPMVVAFPGDPAVSYLDRQYMLGGDLLVAPVFSAGGEVSYYVPAGRWTHYLTGEVVTGPGWVTETHDFFSAPLLVRPGAAIPVGARQDRPDYDYRDGVTLRLFEPADGRTAVIVPGPSGADTVFTVLRDGNEIRIGRSGEPLPWRVQLGAEITELSADQDSCSLTLG, from the coding sequence ATGAAGTTCACCGACGGCTATTGGCGTAAGCGGGACGGCCTGCACGTCGTGCACCCCGCGCAGTATCAGGACAGCGTGCCCGGGACCGACTCGCTGACCGTCTATGCCGCGACCCGGCGGATCCTCGACCGCGGGGACACCCTGGACTCGCCGCTGGTCACCGTGACGTTGAACGCGCCGGCTCCGGATGTCATCCGGGTGACCATCGAGCACTTCCAGGGTGGGGTGCCGAAAGGGCCGAACTTCTCGCTCGCCTCGGAGCCGTCGGACATCTCGGTGACGCCGACGTCCTTCACCTCCGGGGCGCTCACGGCGCAGGTGCGCAACGGGGACGACTGGGGGCTGGACTTCCTCGCCGACGGTAAGCGGATCACCGGTAGTGGCTGGAAGGGGATGGGCGTCGTCTCCGGGAGTGCCGGAAACTTCGTACACGAGCAGTTGGATCTTGGGGTTGGGGAGGTTGTCTACGGTCTCGGTGAGCGGTTCGGGCCGCTGATCAAGAACGGCCAGAGCATCGACATCTGGAACGAGGACGGCGGCACCAGCTCGGAGCAGTCCTACAAGAACGTGCCGTTCTACTTCACCAGCGCCGGCTACGGCGTGCTCGTGGACAACCCCGGCAAGGTCTCCTTCGAGGTGGCCTCCGAGATGGTCACCCGCACCCAGTTCAGCGTCGCCGGTCAGTCGCTGTCCTACCTGGTCATCCACGGGCCGACGCCGGCCGACGTGATCCGCAAGTACACCGCGCTGACCGGGCGGCCGGCGCTGCCCCCGGCCTGGTCCTTCGGGCTGTGGCTGACCACGTCGTTCACCACCTCCTACGACGAGGAGACGGTCAACAAGTTCGTCGACGGGATGGCCGACCGGGACCTGCCGCTGAGCGTGTTCCACTTCGACACGTTCTGGATGCGCGAGTTCAACTGGTGCGACTTCGAGTGGGACACCCGGATCTTCCCGGACCCGGCCGGCATGCTGAAGCGGCTGGCCGGCAAGGGCCTCAAGGTCTGCCTGTGGATCAACCCGTACATCGCGCAGCGCTCGCCGCTCTTCGCCGAGGGCAACGCGTTGGGGTACCTGGTCAAGACCGTTTCCGGTGACGTCTGGCAGTGGGATCGCTGGCAGGCCGGGATGGCCCTGGTCGACTTCACCAACCCGGACGCGCGCGAGTGGTACGCGTCGAAGCTGCGTGCGCTGGTCGACATGGGGGTGGACGCGTTCAAGTCGGACTTCGGCGAACGGATCCCGGTCGACGGCATCGTCTGGCACGACGGGTCCGACCCGGAGCGGATGCACAACTACTACACGCAGATCTACAACCAGGTCGTGTTCGACGTTCTGAAAGAGGCGCGCGGCGAGGGTGAGGCCGTCCTGTTCGCCCGGTCGGCGACCGTCGGCGGGCAGCAGTTCCCGGTGCACTGGGGCGGCGACAACACCGGCACGTTCGAGTCGATGGCGGAGAGCCTGCGCGGGGGCCTCTCGCTGATGTCGTCCGGGTTCGGGTTCTGGAGCCACGACATCGGCGGCTTCGAGGGGCTGCCCGACCCGGCCGTGTTCAAGCGGTGGGTGGCGTTCGGGCTGCTCTCGTCGCACAGCCGGTTGCACGGGTCGAAGAGCTACCGGGTGCCGTGGAACTTCGACGAGGAGGCGGTGGATGTACTTCGCTCGTTCACGCACCTCAAGTACCGGTTGATGCCGTACCTGTTCGCCGCGGCCCGGGAAGCGCACCTCACCGGTCTGCCGGTGATGCGCCCGATGGTCGTCGCGTTCCCGGGCGATCCGGCGGTGAGCTACCTCGACCGGCAGTACATGCTCGGCGGGGACCTCCTGGTCGCGCCGGTGTTCAGCGCCGGCGGCGAGGTGTCCTACTACGTCCCGGCCGGACGGTGGACGCACTACCTGACCGGCGAGGTCGTCACCGGCCCTGGCTGGGTCACGGAGACCCACGACTTCTTCAGCGCGCCGCTGCTCGTCCGCCCGGGCGCGGCCATCCCGGTCGGCGCCCGCCAGGACCGCCCGGACTACGACTACCGCGACGGCGTCACGCTGCGCCTCTTCGAGCCCGCCGACGGCCGTACCGCGGTGATCGTCCCGGGCCCGTCCGGCGCCGACACGGTCTTCACGGTCCTCCGCGACGGCAACGAGATCCGCATCGGCCGCAGCGGCGAGCCCCTGCCCTGGCGCGTCCAGCTGGGCGCCGAGATCA
- a CDS encoding carbohydrate ABC transporter permease, which produces MTLTETRAPGRRTEERPSLRERHPVRFLILAILLVLLLLVVAPLLVVAVNAVKSPAEYAANGPLSLPHHLYWQGIVDFWNRANFGLKLWNSFFTSIVVAVLGVILSVFNAYALGIGRVKGRLWFLVFFLIANLLPQEVLVYPLYYLSKQLGLYDSLWSIIIIFTVIQSAFGTYLLTSVYTEFPKELLEAASIDGAGKWLSLWRVVVPVSRPTLAVLFTFFFIWTWNEFFLPLIFLISNDNQTVPVALGVLQGDRMMDATTTSASALIGIIPAMIFFLIFQRTLTRGIAAGAIK; this is translated from the coding sequence ATGACTCTTACCGAGACACGGGCGCCGGGACGTCGTACCGAAGAAAGGCCTTCGCTCCGCGAACGCCACCCGGTGCGCTTCCTGATCCTGGCCATCCTGCTCGTCCTGCTCCTGCTCGTGGTCGCGCCGCTGCTGGTGGTCGCGGTCAACGCGGTCAAGAGCCCGGCGGAGTACGCCGCGAACGGCCCGCTGTCGCTGCCCCACCACCTGTACTGGCAGGGCATCGTCGACTTCTGGAACCGGGCGAACTTCGGGCTCAAGCTCTGGAACAGCTTCTTCACCAGCATCGTGGTCGCGGTGCTCGGCGTGATCCTGTCGGTGTTCAACGCGTACGCGCTGGGCATCGGGCGGGTCAAGGGCCGGCTCTGGTTCCTGGTCTTCTTCCTGATCGCGAACCTGCTGCCGCAGGAGGTGCTGGTCTACCCGCTGTACTACCTGTCGAAGCAGCTCGGGCTCTACGACAGCCTGTGGTCGATCATCATCATCTTCACCGTCATCCAGAGCGCGTTCGGCACCTACCTGCTGACCTCGGTCTACACCGAGTTCCCCAAGGAGCTGCTGGAGGCCGCGTCGATCGACGGCGCCGGCAAGTGGCTGTCGCTGTGGCGGGTGGTGGTCCCGGTCAGCCGGCCGACCCTCGCCGTGCTGTTCACGTTCTTCTTCATCTGGACGTGGAACGAGTTCTTCCTGCCGCTGATCTTCCTGATCTCCAACGACAACCAGACCGTGCCGGTGGCTCTGGGCGTCCTGCAGGGCGACCGGATGATGGATGCCACGACCACCAGCGCGTCCGCGCTGATCGGCATCATCCCGGCGATGATCTTCTTCCTGATCTTCCAGCGGACCCTCACGCGCGGCATCGCAGCCGGCGCCATCAAGTGA
- a CDS encoding carbohydrate ABC transporter permease: protein MAGSTKNRGYAVYLIPGLVASTAVIVVPLVMTIYISFTKWTGIGSPRWVGFDNYTRLFHDANFWASFGHIILLIIAMAVVPTFLGLVLAAVLFDYVAKKFGDRWASVLRSGYYLPQVLPVAVTGIIWGWILHPSYGALNKILESVGLGSLTRNWLGDPKYALYSVMFVMIWFQLGYPIVMFMSGLQRIDPELYEAADLDGATWWQRFRKITVAMIRPELYVVLVTTTIASLKIFGQIFVLTRGGPSNATLVPSYFAYKNYFEKAQVGYGSAISTVLTVLIVILAIVFLRLQNRAERTSS, encoded by the coding sequence ATGGCCGGCAGCACCAAGAACCGCGGCTACGCGGTCTATCTCATCCCCGGGCTCGTCGCCTCCACCGCGGTCATCGTCGTCCCGCTGGTGATGACGATCTACATCAGCTTCACCAAGTGGACCGGGATCGGCAGCCCCCGATGGGTCGGCTTCGACAACTACACCCGGCTCTTCCACGACGCCAACTTCTGGGCGTCGTTCGGGCACATCATCCTGCTGATCATCGCGATGGCGGTGGTGCCCACCTTCCTCGGCCTGGTTCTGGCGGCGGTGCTGTTCGACTACGTCGCGAAGAAGTTCGGCGACCGCTGGGCGTCCGTGCTCCGCTCCGGCTACTACCTGCCGCAGGTGCTCCCGGTCGCGGTCACCGGCATCATCTGGGGCTGGATCCTGCACCCCAGCTACGGCGCGCTCAACAAGATCCTGGAGTCGGTCGGGCTCGGCTCGCTGACCCGCAACTGGCTCGGTGACCCGAAGTACGCGCTGTACAGCGTGATGTTCGTGATGATCTGGTTCCAGCTCGGCTACCCGATCGTCATGTTCATGTCCGGCCTGCAGCGGATCGACCCGGAGCTCTACGAGGCGGCCGACCTGGACGGCGCCACCTGGTGGCAGCGGTTCCGGAAGATCACCGTCGCGATGATCCGGCCCGAGCTGTACGTGGTGCTGGTGACCACCACCATCGCGTCGCTCAAGATCTTCGGGCAGATCTTCGTGCTGACCCGCGGCGGCCCGAGCAACGCGACCCTGGTGCCGTCGTACTTCGCCTACAAGAACTACTTCGAGAAGGCCCAGGTCGGGTACGGGTCGGCGATCTCCACGGTGCTCACCGTGCTGATCGTCATCCTCGCGATCGTGTTCCTGCGCCTGCAGAACCGTGCCGAACGGACCTCGTCATGA